The nucleotide window CGCCTTGCGTATTATCATACTTAGGTAACCCGTCGGAGTCCCGCTTATACTGGATTTGAGTAACTTGATCTGTGCCGTGTGTACAACCGCACTCATATGACTAAACAAACAATTAGAGAGAAACTGGAGAAAAAAAGTTAATCGTactcattttaataaaaagagttttattcataaattaaaaaatcaaattttacaTCATTCATTTCTTTGTAAATTTGTATCCTGAGCGTTGACATTACTTTCGCCTGTAGATGATGTTGTTGCTGGGGTATAAATTACGTCATAAGACGTGATATTAAACAGGCCGCTTTCAGTCGAAATAAGAGTTTCATTGTCATTCACTGCAGCAGAACTAATAGCATTGTCGTTAAGACTCGAAGTATCCTGGATTATACTATTGGTTTGGTAATCTTGATTTATCGGTGACAAACTGTCAAGCTCAGTAAAAGCACTAGAACTTGTTGTAGGTATGGGACTGTAGTATGCAGGTTGTGTTTGACTTTCCATTTCCATAACTATATTTAACACTTTTGTTCTGAACATTAGTTTTTGATATCTAGTGAATCTTTTTAATGAAGGCTGCAGAGACTGAAAGAAAGCCAAATCCTCACTTTCTAGCTCCAGTTGATTAGACTTTAAGCATTCTAATAACTGTGCCTCAAATTCAGATGGTGCTTGCTTTTTAGattttacttgtttttgttttgatgtTGGGTGAGAACTTTCTTGACGTGAAGTATCTGGTTGCGTGCACTCATTAGGTGTTTCTAAATTACTTTGTTCAGACATTTCTTCACAGAGTGACTCTTCTCCAGCAGTTTCCGTTGTACTGTCTAAGAAAGTCAAAATGTCATAGTAAGaatatttcttcttcttcttcttactCCCAGAGCCGGATGGCTGATTTTTTTCAGATATCTTGTCTTTCTGGTAAGTGTCCCTTGCTGTTCGCCAGCGTTGTTGTATTTTCTTGTCTGaaatgacaaaatataataagtaagtgGCAAAAGTACACACAGTTTCAGATCAAGTTACCCAAAACCAGTACCAATAAACGGAACTTGCTAGGGCCTCGCCGGGCGCCGAGTCGTCTACGATAATAAACAACGCATGAGTCCTGTTTATACTGGTTTTGGGAAGCTTGATCTGTGGCCGTGTGTACAAATCTGATATTAGTTGGAAATTTAACTGCATTCGATTAAAGGCCCTCCTTAATTCACACATGTTGTCAACTTTACACTGTCTCATGAAGCATTAGATAAATCAAgcaatatatatatacctatacagaGTGGAAAAATAAGGCCGCAGTTGAAGGAAAAGTACCCTTAGGCGCAACGCAAACGGCGGGCCGGCGCAGGCCGGTCAATTTCGCCGCGAACGATAGCGCAAAGTGAATCTTATACTAGACGCAGACGGCGCGGCCGGGGCGGCGCGGCGCAGACATCGacgaaataattcattttttacaaaaataattagaaCTTCAtttaaggatttttggaaaaacaccGGATTGAATCGGgcaatttgtttatttgttacagtAAAATTTGCCATCATCAAAATTAAGGTGAAAACTTCCGGAAGTCACTAGCGCtgtaagtttttaatttgttttaacaaaaatttgCTTTATTTGCATCTGTCAACCTTCATGAAGGAGGACATCTTGTAATGTaaatattgcctgaaataaacgatatttcattatattatattatatatatttattagattCCTTTCATTTGCCGGAAATTTTACCATAGGGGTTAATTTATACAGAGAAgatttcttataaaatatttacagcaTAGTTATGTGTCTCAAATCTGCTAAAAGTGGCCACTTTTAGCAGATATGAGATACATAACTATACTTCGAACTTTTCATATGAAATCATAACTGCAAAAATACCCCCCTATGATAAAATTTTCGGCAAATCATAGAAATCTAACGTAGCTATAGTACTGTAGttaaaacgaattaaaaactTCTAGCGCTAGCTACTTCCGTGCCCTTTCACCTTAAgggtatttatttttcttctgaagTAAAATTCGAGCGGTGCATGCTGTCTTATGTCTGATGTCagcattattaatatattatgttatcatattattaatatattgtttttgttttcagaTATTTGGCAACTGGTAATACATTCACTGATCTACACTATTCCTATGTGATTGGAATTGCAACAATTAGCGAAATAGTAAGACAAGTTTGTTACATAATATGGATTGAACTAAAGTCTGAATGTATTCCACAGCTTAATGGGATCAAATGGAAAGAAATCGCAGAGGGATTTCTCACATATACAAATTTTCCTAATTGCTTGGGTGCAATTGATGGACAACATATAAGAGTGATTCGGCCGCCGCACAGTGGATcactatattttaattataagaaATATTATTCTGTAGTGCTCCTCGCAATGTGTGATGctgattataattttacatataTTAATGTCGGTACCAGTGGAAGCAACGCCGATTCAACCATCTTTAGAAGGAGTCAATTGTATACGAAACTGGAAAGTAACACGTTGGGTATCCCTGACCCGCAAGAGTTGCCTATTATTTGCCCCGAAGTAGCTTATCCATCTAGTGTAAGAGCAAAGTTGCCGTTCGTGATAGTGGGAGACGAGGCATTTGGTTTATCATCACATGTGATGCGGCCTTATGCTCGTGATAATTTACcttacaaaaagaaaatatttaattaccgTCTGTCCAGAGCTAGAAGGTACATAGAATGCACTTTTGGAATTATGTCAAATAAATTTAGAATATTTCACAGATCCATGAATGTCAAGTTAGATCTAGCACAATTAATAGTCAAGACGGCATGTGTACTTCACAATTTCATAAGGAAACGGGATGGCTACAAGGTCAGCCATACATTTGTCACAAATGGTTTTACGGGACCACTACCCAGGCAGCAGACTGAAAGTAGTAATACGTTGGCAAGTAATATCAGAGATATATTTGCAGATTACTTTATCAATGAAGGAAAAGTCTCCTGGCAACACcgatatataattaattaactaaactCAAAAGGTTTTAGAAGGTTTTTGATGTTATttgtgaattaaataattatgcttatattaataaagtaatgatgcttgtataaataaaataatgaaccaaACACATACCCGCCTCTTTTCTTTCCTCTTCGCTCAAATTTTCGTAGTTAGGTGCCAATTCCTTCAAAATATCTCTCCATGCAGCCTCCCTCGCGTCCCTGTTTTTGTATAATTCATTGCGTTTATCCCACAAAACGGGCCGCAGATGAACTTCAATGATTACTCGTTCTGTATCGATTTTCATTTCGGTAGTACAATACGGCGCGTGCGCCCCGCTCGACTCTAAAATGGGCACTGAAGTTGTAGGCAGCGCTTACGCATGCGGATACCCCGCACCGGggtgacgccccgcacagcgCCCCGCGTCCCGCGTGCGTTTATCACGCTTTACAATAGATACCTATATGAAATTGTTCTTTGCGGATGCTACGCATGCGGTCCAATCCCGCGTGCGTGAGCAAATCCGCGTGACACTAAAAGCGCCCTTAAAGAAAAGCTTGTTTTGCTTGGGACGGGAAAAAAACTTTTGGCCATAATTCGCTTCTATGATTCCACATTATATTATGCACACATTATACGTCTACTGCAGCTGGATAAAGTAGTTTTCTAATGGGGAAAGaatgttaaaatcggttcagtagtttcagaacTTATAGatcacaaacaaacaaaccaataaataaacaaatctttcctctttataatattagtatatatcTAGATTGGTACGAAACTGATAATATTAGTCCATGTGTCCGAGTACCTTTAAAATAACGTAGTATCCTTATTCCTTGCATCTATAAGTCTTTAgtaggtttttctaaatattGTGATAGAAATGGTGTTGCTTATGATATATCAGGTCGGCAAGTTGTAGATATGAACATAAGTCCTCCGATCAATTGCCTAAAAGGTATGTCTTGTCTAATTTCATCATCTTTATTTACTTGATAACCTTTTGTCATAGGTGTTTCTACAGCACTGCAATTTTCCattccaaatattttttatctatctgtctagtttttatttataacttgtTACGATTCCATTTGTACTTACTAGGGAAACTAGGACACACGACGTGGCGCCAGTAGGGCGAATAATATAACTACTTACTACGAAACAACTGCATACCTACCTTCTAaccacagaactctaaaaaggtgatagaaatggtatctgctGTCTTTTATACCGGGACACCAATTTTGAGCAactcttcttctttttcttctgtCGTTTAGCTCTTGTCAGAGTGGCCGTGGTTGCTTTGTACCTGAGTATTGTGCTTAGTGGCACACTTGACTATACCACTCCACTCCTTCTAATAGCTTCGTCATGAGCTCGTGTAAGGGAACATTCCCCGCAGCCTCTCACTTGCTCGGGGATCAGTCCATCTCATAGGCTTAAAACACGAAGTATCTACGGGATATAAGTACCTGTAGTACttcgaataatattatattatagtataaacTTAAAGGATATAAGCATTATTCAAGCTGAATAAATTAATCTGTAACGCTGCCCTCCTTTCACAATAAGTAATGTGCACTATACAATCACATCTTCGCAGTGACAATGTTGTTACGCCTTTTACATTTCCTATTCTGAATTTTAcgctaggtacctaccaaagtAACAAGGGAGCGTAAAACATTTGATGATCTCAAGggacttaataataaaattacgacATAAAAACTGTTAACGTGTACCTATTtcagtacatacatacatgtttaTAGCTAgtagattaattaaaaaatacctacctagtaccatCGCTAAGTAAATGGTCTCTTCAgggaaaatattaatttttttttgatgatgattgatgaatgattatgattttagcagtctatgtatggatgtatacatgtaatgtgtgtatgtgtgactgtgtatgtttgtatccagattctgtgtgttccaccgtagcgcctaaactactgggccgattttgatgaatgaggtgtcaatcgattcgtcgtgaaggtctgggtgacataggctacattttataccgaaaaaattgacctaacggatgttacatgaaaaaaagtaggggtctccaaaaattttttttgctattgtatcgagtggggtgtcaaatgaaagaggagaaaattctgagtttataaatataaatgtacacaacattaaaatatacctaccaaacgacagaaaaataattttactataatatttcaacgTTTATTTAGACGATCGCTGAAAAGTATTATGTCGATActgaataggtacttacctaaatacctaatcagtgctacattttttttaaataagcgAATTAGATGTAATACTTCATAAAAAAGGATATCTCGAAACTTTGCGCTTTAAACTTAATTATATCTTGGCCTTTCAAGATGGTCAAAGTTACTCGTAGGTACATTTGCATTTAGATGGAAAACCAATATGCTACAGCTCAATAGGTGCTGCTATTACTTACAGAATATGGACTATGGTAATTGAGACGTCATTCACTGCTCTGCACAtaggaggtaggtacctacataacgtGTTTCCAACGTCCTTAACCTAAATTTTATTTCAGCAGAATtgatatataagtaaataattattaaagtagTTAATAGATTCTGTCATTTAGATAAAAACTGCTGATAGCAATTATTagctttaatataaataaggcAAAAAGGTTGCGTGCGAACTATAATTCCACCTAGACGTTACCCACGTATTattcattaaataaattatattaataatataattgtctATGGAGACATAAATTTCATACTTCTAGAATCTAGAAATAATAGGAGCTACAATATCAGTAATTATTATAGGTGTGTTTCtgtatttaaatattcaaaagTAAGTGTTTGGGAGCAGTAAAAACAGTCCAAACTCATAGCAATCCGACAATCCAATAAGATAGCAAGACGTATATAGTAGGTACTGTGATTACTTGTAATGGAAAAGTATCGGgcgtacatacctacctaattttatttttatctaatgAAATCGACAGTTTTcattagataaaaataaaattagggcAAAAATGAGATCGCAAAATTCCTGCTAACCAGTGAAAGATAAACCCACCCCGGGTGCACACGGGTACACCCGGTTACACGGgtgcttgaaaataaaatatagcctataacACTCAGGAAGAATGTTGCTTGCTATAATTggtgaaataattaaaatcggttcagtaggtCTAGAGAGAGgaaaatgatttgactttgactttatattGCAAAACATCTACTTATCTCGGAATCTAAATGAAGAATTCTACGTGTATTGTTATAGCCATTGATTTTAAAAGAGCCACCCCTATTCTAGGGTTATAACTTATGGTGCCTACATAACATGTTTCACCAAAGACTGTAGTCTTTGCACATTCATACATTTTCATGACAGTGCTAGAGAAATAGCATCATGAAAATGTTCTAAACTTTTATGTAAACCGCATTGGAATCTACTACGAATTTACTTTTTCCGTATTATGTCAATATAGCTTTAGGAAAAGCGAAtaggaataaataaaaacataagttCTTGTATCACAATTTAATGGACAAAACTTACAATATagcacataataattataatgttaaaattaaaaatagttaagTAACGTTCAACATGCAGTTGTATTCTATGAATGAACATTTTTTGTCGATGGCAGTCAAACTTCAGAAAGTAACTTATCTTGAAAAGatctaataaaaacaaatcagaATCAAAGAAGTATTATTAGTgctgtaaaatttaaataaatgggtTCAAACTGAAAACATGTGAAACCATATAAAACGTAGATACGtttatagatttaatttcaATGCATTCATAATAAAGATACATTGGAATGATTAATAGCTTGAATTTAAAGATATGTATGCAAAACCGTACATTAATATAACTCTCATAGTGACTAGAATTGCTACGAAAATGAATGTATGAATATAATGActcttattataataaaatatttttccatcTAATCTTTGGATATGATTTCTACGAGAATTTtagattcatttattttaaagcatgctatttatttattttaagctaCGATAAAAAGGAACTACttattgaaaatttatattaatagc belongs to Maniola jurtina chromosome 6, ilManJurt1.1, whole genome shotgun sequence and includes:
- the LOC123866017 gene encoding uncharacterized protein LOC123866017, whose product is MKIDTERVIIEVHLRPVLWDKRNELYKNRDAREAAWRDILKELAPNYENLSEEERKEADKKIQQRWRTARDTYQKDKISEKNQPSGSGSKKKKKKYSYYDILTFLDSTTETAGEESLCEEMSEQSNLETPNECTQPDTSRQESSHPTSKQKQVKSKKQAPSEFEAQLLECLKSNQLELESEDLAFFQSLQPSLKRFTRYQKLMFRTKVLNIVMEMESQTQPAYYSPIPTTSSSAFTELDSLSPINQDYQTNSIIQDTSSLNDNAISSAAVNDNETLISTESGLFNITSYDVIYTPATTSSTGESNVNAQDTNLQRNE